In Brevibacterium pigmentatum, the sequence CCAGTTTCCGCGGGCAAGGAGAGAGTCGGCGCGGTCGGCCTCGGTGAGGGCGGATTCGGCCATGACCGTGGCGTACGCCTGCAGTCGGGGTTCGAGGCTCTCGATGCGCTCGAGCATCGCCTCGGTGACCTCACGGGAGGACAGCTGCCTGGTTCGGATGAGTGTCGAGACTTCGTGGAGTTCGAGGAACGGGATCTCGGCGCTCGTCGGTGTGGTCATCATGCCTCCCTGCAGTGTTTTCCATCACCCTAACCGAAGTTCTCACCAAGGGGGAACAGTGATTCTCGAGCCTAGGCGCCGGCCAGTTCCCGCAGCGCCTGGATATGCGCCTCGAGACGGTTGTATCCGTCTGGCCTGATCGAGACCCAGGTGCGCGGGCGTTTGCCCACGTACCCTTTCTTCACCTCGATCATTCCGGCTTTCTCGAGTGCGGTGATGTGCCGTGAGAGGACGGAATCGGAGACGCCGAGGCTGTCGCGCAGCAGTTTGAACTCGGCCTTGTCCCGGTTCTTCAGGCTCGAGACGATGCCCAGTCGCGTTGGGTTGTTCAGCTCCGGTTCGAGTCGGGTCAAGGATTCGCCGAGGGGGCTCGCCTCGACTTGGCTGAGAAGGTCGGCTGCCTGCTGCGGGGTGGGGTTCGCGTTCATGTCAGCTCCTGTGCTCGGGGCTGCGACCAGATCGTCGACACCGCCTGTGAAAGTACTTCCACGGCATCAACTACTTTCCGAATAGGAAAGTGGTTTCACAAAATACTTCCCCCATTACTACCTGACGGCGGCCCAGCAACCCCGCGCGAGGTATCTAGGCCGCCGTCAGGTAGTAATAAGGGGTTAGGAGGGGGTGGCGGCTACTGTGGCGGCCAGCTCGGTGGCCTTCTCCAAATGCTCGTTGGTGACCTCGCCGGTGAAGATGAGGGGATCGAAGGCGAGCTTCCAGCCCAAGCCGGTCGTGATCTGCTTCATCGCGGTCTCGGCCCCGGTCGTGTCATAGCCGCCGTGGATCCAATAGGAGAACGGCCTGCCAGCGGTCGGCTCGCGCACCGCGTTATACGTGGTGTCGAAGAAGTGCTTGAGGGCACCGGAGATATAGCCGAAGTTCGCAGTCGTCCCGAGCACATAGGCATCGGCGGCGAGCACATCCTCGACGCTCGCCTCCAGCGCCGGGCGGAGTGTGACGTCGATGTCGCCGAGCTCAGGCATGCGGAGTCCGGACTCGGCCGCCTCGGCGATCTGCGCTGTCGCAGCGGACGGTGAATGATGAACGAGCAGAACGTTGACCATGGCCCTACTCTAACTTCTCCCATCGGCAGTTTCAGGGCCGAGAGCAGGTGCCTTCAGGGGAACGGCCACCATTGCGGGGCACTTCATATCACCGAAAGTGTCACCGACAACTACTCTGTCAGTTCCAACAGCTAAGACTGCAGGTCCGTGGCGGAACGGCGGGCCAAGCCAAAGTGAGTGCATAAATGGCCGACGCCCTCGGAGGACACTTGTCCTGCCGAAGGCGTCGAATCAGATGGGGCAGCATTATTGCCGCATGAGTTGGAGCGTCTTGTTATTGTTGCGCTCGAGTTCGAGGTGGAACTGAAGACCTGTTGCTCGACTTATCGACGAACCAGACCACAGGGCCGATGATCGGGAAAAGTAAGGCCAAAACGGCCCACACCAATTTCGTGACAGCATCGAGGCTTGACTTGTTGATGCTCACTAGAGCGGCGACCAAGAACACGACCAACAGGGCGAAAATGCTTAGCCATAGAACGTCCCAGCCGACACCGAATCGTTTACCATGTCGACTCCTAGTTCTTGTGATTGTCGCCTTGCTCTGAACCGGACTCTGAGCAGAGTCCGCGGCACATCGCATGGCGCGACAAGCCTCACTATTCTCATCGCGTGTAGTGCTCGCTGCGCATCACACAAAAGGATGAAATTGACCTACTTTTGGAATCGCAGGCGTCTCAGACACAGGCCCGTGTTCGACATGGTTCCGACGATCTCCGTGAATGCTTCTCAGGGTGCTGGCTTTCCGGCAGCCGCTGAGGAAATCAAGGAACACACAAAAGTCAGCCCTCATGTCTACAGTGGAGCCATGGCAGTCATCTTCGACCCCCTGCGCGGACGCGTGCGTCCGGACGCCAGCCACTCCGACGCCGAGATCGTCGACGTGCTCACCGAGACCTATTCCGATGCGGATTGGGCGGTGCTCACCGGGGCGGGAATGAGCACGGACTCCGGCGTCCCCGACTACCGCGGACCCGATTCCCCGCCGCGGAAGCCGATGACGATCCAGACCTTCCTCTCCCACCCCGATCAGCGCGCCAGGTATTGGGCGCGGTCCTGGATGGGCTGGCCGCGGATGCGCGGCACCCGACCCAATCGGGCCCACCTCGCCCTGGCCGAGCTGCCGGTGGCCGGGATCATCACCCAGAATGTCGATGGCCTCCACCAATCCGCCGCCGAGGCGGTCGCCGCCGAACGCGGAAACGATTCCGGAGCGCCGGCGCCGAGTCCCGTCATCGATCTCCACGGCAGCCTCGACCGGGTGATCTGCCTGAAGAACGGCCACCTGTTCGACCGTGATCTCGTGCAGCGGAGACTGAGTGAGCTCAATCCGGATTTCGCCGAGGAAGTCGGCATCGACCCGATCGACGTCGAAACCGCACCCGATGGCGACGTCGAACTCGAGGACACCGCCGGTTTCATCGTCCCCGACTGCCCCGAATGCGGCGGACTGCTCAAACCCGATGTCGTCTACTTCGGTGATTCCGTCCCCGCGGCCAGGGTCCAACAGGCCAATCGGATCGCTGACGAGGCCGCTGGCATCGTGGTGCTCGGTTCCTCTCTGGCGGTGCTGTCCGGTCTGCGATTCGTCAGGACGGCGGCAAAAGAGGGCAAACCCGTCGTCATCGTCACCGACGGGCCGACCCGAGGTGACGAATTCGCCGATTACCGGTCGATCTCCCGCGTCGCCGACTTCGTCACGACCTGGGCCCGCCGGTGAAGTGACAGGACGGCGAAGCGACCGAGCGGTGAGATGACGAAGCGTCCAGGCGAGTCCAAGCCGGAGATGGAAGACTGGCGGGTATGAAAGACAATCTGGCACGCGCCGAACGACTGCGACTCGTCGACTCCGCCCGCCGCGCGGGTGAAGACGCCCCCACACTGTGCGAGGGATGGAACGTCAGGGATCTTGCCACTCACCTCGTCATCCGGGAACGCCACCCGCAGGCCGCCGCTGGCATCTTCATCCCGAAGTTCTCCGACCGTCTGCAGGCGAAGGAAGACGAATACACCGAGATGCCGTTCAGCCGGTTGCTCGGACTCGTCGCCGCACCGCCGAAATGGACTCCGGGTGCCCTGCCGGGAGTGGAGTCGGTGATGAACACGACCGAGTTCCTCGTCCACCATGAAGATATCCGCCGGGCCGCGATCGAATGGATTCCGCGCCGGCTGTCGCAGGCAGAGACCGCGACCGTCTGGGCACAGACGAAGGTGGCGCTACTGCCGTTCGCCGGGAAGGCCAAGGGCCCGGTGACGATCTCGGCACCGGGCTTCGGATCTCGCACCGCTGGGAAGAAGGGAAGCGGCGAGGCCACGACGATCACCGGGGCGCCACTCGAGTTGCTTCTCTATCTTATGGGTCGGACAGACCACGCACTCGTCGACGTGCGCTGAGACCGGGAGCAGGGGAGTGTCGGGAAAACCCCCTCCCGGTCGGGGGATTGGTCCCTGTCGGCAGACGCTGAGGTCTTCCTAGGCTGGTGTCAACAGCCGATACAGAGGAGACACGCACCATGAATGCAGCACCCACCCCGACCCCCGACCAGTTCGATCAGCCGGCCATCGGCCAGTACTCCAACCCGTCCACCGGACGGTACGGAGCACCGCAGAGCTACTCGAACCAGAACCGACCCCACTACGGCCAGCGCGTCGAAGAAGACCCGGGCAAGGTGCTCGGCATCGTTTCGCTCGTGGCAACTCTGTCGACGTTCCTCGGATTCAACTTCATCGGACCCGTCATCGGCATCATCACCGGTCACATGGCACGCAAGCGCTCGCAGGAAGCCGGCTTTGGAGACAACGAGATGGCCAAGTGGGGCTTCATCTTAGGCCTCGTCTTCCTCGGACTCCTCGTCCTCGGATGGGCACTCGGAATCTCGTTCGGAATCGTCGGCGGCCTCGCCAGCCTCATGGCCGGCTGACCCCGACCGATCCGATACTCGCCGATCAGAGACGGCAGAGGGCCGACCCACATGGGTCGGCCCTCTGCCTTTGCTAGAAATCGTTATCGAACTCAGTCAGTAGCCGACCCAGGCTCCGCGTTCCTGATCGAGCACCCGCGGATGCAGCAGCGTCGAGGCTTCGACCTTGCCCACAGACGAGCGATCACGATCCGGTGGGAACGTCGTCGAGGCGGCGAGCACCTCGGCGGTGGCGAATCGCAGGTCCTGCGGGGCATCCTCGGGCACGGTCACCTCGGGGCCGTCGCCACTGAGGTCGGCGAGGAAATATCCCCAATCGCCGAAGCTGGGGACATCGACGTGATACGGAGTCGTCGCCAGTCCCGCCTCGGTGACGGCCTGCCCGATGCCCCAGTAGGCATCAGGGGCGAAGTACGGGGAGCCGGCCTGGACGACGAGGCGGGCCTCCGGCGACATCACCTGACGGATGAGCCCGTAGAACTCGATGCTGTAGAGCTTCGACGTCGCCACATCATCCGGGTCCGGCAGGTCCGCGATGACTGCGTCATAGGCCGAATGCTTCGCCTCCCGCAGCCATGTGAAGGCATCGGCGGCGATCGTCTTCACCCGCGGATCGTCGAGGGAATCGTCGTTGAATGCGGTGAAGTGCTCCGAGGTCTTCGCGAGCTCCAGCACCTTCGGGTCGAGGTCGACGAGCGTGATGGATGCGACGTCGGGGTATTTGAGGATCTCGCGCACGGCCAAGCCGTCGCCGCCGCCGAGGACGAGGACGTTGCGGCGCGGACCGTCCAGCAGCGGATGGACGAGGCTTTCGTGATAGCGGTATTCGTCGGCCGAAGCGAACTGCAGATCCCCGTTGAGGAACAGCCGCGTATCGCCGGTCTTGCGGGCTTCGGTGACGACGATCTCCTGATAGTCCGAGCGCTGCGAATACACGATCGGATCCCGGTAGAGGCGCTGCCGGGTGGTGACTTCGATGTCGTCGGTGTAGATCCACACCACGGTGAGCCCGCCGAGGATGACGACGAGCAGTGCCGCCAAGATGACCTGTGCGGTGCGGGAGATCTCGGTGCGGAAGAGCCAGAGGACGATGAGGATGCCCACCAGCGCATTCGTCATCCCCACCGCCAGCGCACCGCGCGGCAGCCCGAGCAGCGGCAGCAGGAGGAAGGGGAAGGCGAGCCCGCCGACGAGTCCGCCCACATAGTCGGCGGCGAAGAGGTCGGCCACCGCGCTCGAGGCCTTCTGGGCGCGGATGCGTTGGACGAGCTCCATGAGCAGCGGGATCTCCGCGCCGATGAGTGCGCCTATGACGAACGCGAGGGCCACCATGGCCACGGTGTAGACAGCGGCGAAGGCGAAGGCGAGATAGAGCAGAATGACCGACAGCCCGCCGATGATGCCCAGGGCCGCCTCGATGAGTGCGAAGGAGACGGCGGCGAACCCAGTCAGCCGTTTCGTCGCCAGCGATCCGATGCCCATCGCGAAGACCATGACGGACAGGACGATGGAGGCCTGGACGATGGTGTCGCCGAGCAGATAGGAGCCCAGGGCCACGAGCGCGAGCTCGTAGACCATTCCGCAGCTGGCGCAGATGAACACGGCGAGCAGGACGAAGAACCGGGCCGGACCCGGACGCATCGGCAGGGTGATGGGGCGGGCCGCCTCGGTGGGGGTGTCGGTCGGAGCGGAACCGGTCGGAGCCGAACCGGATTCGTCAGAGGTGCTCAAAGGAGGGCTGCGGCCATGATGCCCGCAATGCCCAGGTGGGCGGTGGCGTTGACCCAGACCTCAGGGTGCATCTGTGAGGAGTTGATGATCTCGCCGGTCTTACCCGGAGTGAGCAGACCGATGAGCAGGAAGCTCACGGCCATGAGGATGATGCCGACGATGCCGAAGACGAGGGTGGACAGGATGCCTGCGGCCAGATCATCGGAGCTCGCGCGGATGGCGGCGATGACGATGATCGCGACGCCGGCCAGGTCGGAGGCGACGAGGACCGCGGCATTGCGCGACTTCTGCTCCCACAGGATGACGTGGAGCTTGCCCGGGGTGAGCAGGTCGACGACGAAATAGCCGATGACCATGAGGAGGAGCCCGCAGCCCGCATAGGAGAGGACGACTCCGGTTTCGAAGAGGAGGTAGTTCAGGAGCATGTCTGCCTTTCGCTGTGCCTATTTTCCGGTGCCCGGTCCGCCGCCGCGGAAGCCCGAGCCGTCGCCGTAGTTCGATCCGCCGCCGGAGAAGAACGGGAGGAAGAAGAATCCGCCGCCTCCGGAGCGTGAGGTGTCGCAGCCGACGTAGTCATAGCCGGTGCCGTTCTTCTCGTAGTCGCCCTTGCCGGGGTTCGAGACGTACTGGCCGTTCGAGAGGTCGTAGTCGCCGCAGTTCGCCGATCCGGAGGATCCGCAGCCGCGGAAGACATTGCCGAGGACGATGAGGACGATGACGACTCCGATGATCGTTCCGCAGCCGAAGCGCGGCTTCCGCCCCGAACCGCCGCCGGGGCGCTGGGGTCCGCCGGGCCGCTGTGGTCCGCTCCCGCCGCCGTTGTTCGCGCGGTCGAAGTCGAAGGAACCTCCGCTCATCGAGACGTTCGGTCCCTGGCTCATGTCGACCTCCTCAGTTCGCTGGTGCTGTGGACGATCTCCTGATGCTGCGGATAGCAGTGCCACGATTGCCACGCGATCCGCTCGGGCTGCGCGCACGTCAGCGACAGTGCCGTCAGCGCGCCGGGCTGCCCGGGGAACGCGACCGAGAAGTGGTCGTCGCTGGTGACGGCACGGTCGGCACCGGTGGCGAGCACCTCGGCGGCGGTCGTCGGGAAGTCTCCGTGCACTTTCGTGCGCGTCGCCGTGAACCGGTGTTCGGTGTAACCGGCCCACCGTCCGTGGCGGACGTCCTCGTGGTCCCACCGCGGTCGTAACGGCGACATATCTTTGCCGAGGCAGGCGAAGGATTCGATGAACGCATCGGTTGACCCGGCGCTCAGGATCGCTTGGTGGGAGGAGCCGATGACGGTCAGGGTCAGAGTCAGCTCAGGGGCCGCCTCGGCGAGGGTGGGCTCCGTGTCAGTGGGTGCGGCTACGGTGGGCACGGTGATGCTGCGGGAAGCCAGGGGAGCGATCCGACCGTGGTCGAGGCTGAGCCGCAGCGCCTCGGCGCTGGTGTCGGTGAAGGGGACGTCGAGCGGTCGGGGGAGGGTGAGCATCAGCTGCCGGAGTAGATGGTGAAGGAGCCCGTCGGGATGGTCTCGCCAGTGCTGACTTCCCAGCGACCGTGGTCGAAGCGTTCGAAGGCGAGCATGCGGCCGTCGCCGGATTCGTAGTCGACATAGTCGACTCCGCCCTTCTCGTTCAGCCCCGTGGTGCCTTCGGACCGGTAAGAGGCGGTGCCGTGTTCGACGAGGTCGTAGTCGGTGCCGTCGACGGTGATTGTCCGTGCCTTCGGCTCGATGTCGAGGTCGGGGCGGTCGCGCCAGCGGGCGATCTGCACATCGGGGTCGCGTTCGACGCTCAACCACATGCGCGTCGCCGAGGCGTCGGCCTGGAAGAAGTGTTCGGCCCAGTCGTAGCCGCCCTCGGAGATGCGCAGAGTGCCGCGGACGAAGAACTTCTCATTGCCGAATTCGAGGAGGTCGCCGGCCTTGATGGTCTCCGGGTCACCGCCGGTGTTCTGATCGGCGGCGAAGGGATCGCGTGGGGCGGCCGGCTGCTGAGTCTGCTCCTGCTTTCGGGCCTTGTTGGTACGTGTTCGGATGACGAGCACGGTCACGAGCACGACGATGATGAAGACGAGGACGGCGATGAGGAGTTCTGAGGGCACGGCGGTCTGCTTCGTTTCGGTGGCCGGACGGTTCAACAACCACTCTAGTCGACCGAGACGTCACATGCGGGGGTGATCGTCCTTCTTCTCGAGAGCTGTCATCGTGTCGGCGATGACGAACCCGAGGTCGCGGTTGAGTGCGAGCATCGGTTCGTTGTCCGTCGCCGTGTACGTCTGCACCCATTGCGCCGAGACGGTCGCGGCGACCGCGGGCAGCTGACGCAGGTTCGCGACCTTGAGTGCCCGACCGATCCCACGCCCTCGAAAGGCACGGTCGACGAGCGTGTCCTCCTGGATGACGATCTGCGGATCGTGCGAGGAGACCATGATCTCCGTATATCCGACGGCGAGGTCGCCCACGTGCGCCATCGAGCTCACCAGGGTCCACCCCTGCTCCTCCATCCGCTCCTCATGGCTGCGGATCGCCGCGGTGCTGGCATGAGCAGCGGTGCGGGTGAGATCGCCGACGGGCACGTCCTCATCCATCTGCGCCCGCAGCTGAGTCCAGGACTCCAGCACCTCCTCGGGGCAGGCACCGATCCACGAGGTGACGGAGAAGTCCGGGTCCTCCCTGATCACGGGCACAACCGTCGAGGCTCCCGAATCCTTGTACCGATTCGCGTCTGCCTCCAGGTAGGCGGGCAGGTCGAGCAGCAGCCGGTGCTCTTCGTTGCCGACGCTCATCCCGTGCGCCTGCGCGAAGGCGACCCCGGCCGGGCAGTAGGTTTCGGTCTGCACGATCGCCAAGGATTCGTCACAGTCAACGAGGAACTGTGCGGCCGCCTCGGCGAGGGCCGTGCCGAAACCCCGTCGACGGTGATCGGTGAGAACCCCGAGCTCGATATCGGTCGGGGTTTCGGGGGAGATGCTGATCTCGACGCCGCCGATGATCTCCTCGCCGAGGCGGCCCACCAGGGCGATGTCCTGTCCGCCCGGGCGAGGGTGGGCGAATTGGGTGAGCGTCGTCTCGGCGCTGCGCCACCAGGCGGCGGTGCGGTCGTGCGTGTAGGCGGTGCGCATGACGTCGTTCCACGTCAGCAGCGCAGACTCGTCGTCGGCGGCGATGCGAGTGATCTGGATCTCAGGCATAGTGAGAGTCGATCACGGCAGGTGCCGGTTTTCAAGGACGCCGGTGCCCGGTTTCAGGACTGACGGGGTCCGTCGGGGTCGTCGGTGCCGCTGGGACTATCGGGTCCGACCCGGCCCTCCGCGGGTCCGCGGTCGGGCGGATCGGTGGAGTCCGCCTCGGCGTGGGGATCGTGTTTGGGCAGGCGGGAGCCGATATGCGAACCGGGAGTGTTCATCACCCGGTACACGAGGAAGGCGCCGATGCTGAAGACGACGATGATGCACAGAGTGAGGAAGATGACTGCGCCGAGTCCGGGCTGCATCATATCGCCATTCGACGGCGGTCGAAGTAGTTCGCGAACCGGGCCTTGAACGACCCCATGCCGATCGATCCGCCCACGCGCACGAGGGGGCGGCGGCCGGTCGGCACCGCATCGACCACGGATTTCACGCTGCCCCAGGTCTTCGACAGCTGATCGACGTTGACGGCCCAGTCATCCGGGATGACGATGACGACCGCGCCCATTCCGGCGACGATCTCGACTTCGATGACTTCGAGATCGGTCTCGACCTCGAGGAAGTTCAGTTCGATGTTCGACATCGAGGGTTCGCAGCGAATATAGGGCGGGACCGACCACCTGGCGCGGCGGACCTCGGATTCCCAGCCGGCCTTGATGACGAGCGGATCGAATCGATCATGGCCCTGGACCGCCATCGCACGGCCGGTAGTGGGCGCAATCGCCGAGGCGGGGCGGAAACGATCGGAGGGCAGTTCGGTGGTGAGGTCGGAGAGGACCTCGTCGAGGTCGATGGGGAACTTCGCGGACTGGACCGTCTCCATCCGCTCGTCGAGCTCATCGACGGTGATCCGACCGTCGCCGGCGGCCTCGCGGAGCAGCTCGATCGCCTCATCGCGTTCCTTGTGGCCGATGCGGAAGGTCTTCGCGGGGTCGTTCTCGTCGGGGGAGGGGGTGGCTGAGCTCATGATCTCTATCGTGCCTGATCGGGAAGTCAGCGACAACGGCGGGACTCCGGGGGCCGTGTCTCGTGTCAGTCGTTGGCATTAGGCTAGGGGACGTGTCCACCGCACTGTACAGAAGATACCGCCCAGAGACCTTCGACGAGGTCATCGGTCAAGAGCATGTGACCGATCCGCTGAAGGCCGCCATCGAACGTGGCCGCATCAACCATGCCTACCTGTTCTCGGGCCCGCGCGGGTGTGGAAAGACCACCTCGGCGCGGATCCTGGCTCGGTGCCTCAACTGTGAGCAGGGGCCGACTCCGGTGCCGTGCGGGGAGTGCCCGAGCTGTCGGGATCTGGCCAACGGCGGACCCGGTTCGCTCGATGTCGTCGAGATCGACGCGGCCAGCCACAACGGCGTCGACGACGCCCGTGACCTGCGTGAGCGCGCCGTCTATGCGCCCGCGCGCGATCGGTACAAGGTGTTCATCCTCGATGAGGCGCACATGGTCACCTCGCAGGGCTTCAACGCTCTGCTCAAGATCGTCGAAGAGCCGCCGCCGCACATCAAATTCGTCTTCGCCACGACCGAGCCCGAGAAGGTCATCGGCACGATCCGGTCGCGGACCCACCACTACCCGTTCCGCCTGGTGCCGCCGGAGGCCCTGGGCAACTATCTCGACGAGCTGTGCACGCGTGAAGGCGTGCAGGTGGCCAAGGGTGTGCTGCCGCTGGTCGTCCGGGCCGGTGGGGGCTCGGTGCGTGACACGCTGTCGGTCCTCGACCAGCTCATCGCCGGTTCCGGACCCGATGGGGTCGACTACGGGCGGGCCATTGCGCTGCTCGGATACACTCCGGATTCGCTGCTTTCCGACATCGTCGATGCGTTCTCCGCCGGTGATGGTGCCGGGGTGTACCGCGCGGTGGAGCGGGTCATCGAATCCGGTCAGGATCCGAGGCGCTTCGTCGAAGATCTGCTGGAGCGCTTCCGGGATCTCATCGTCATCAATGCCGCACCCGAGGCGGCCCATGCCTTCCTGCCCGAAGTGCCGCCGGACCGTCTGGAGAGACTGACTCTGCAGGCCAACGGCTTCGGACAGGGCGAGCTCTCCCGTGCCGCGGACCTGCTGAATGTGGGCCTGACGGAGATGTCGGGTGCTACCTCGCCGAGGCTGCAGCTCGAGCTCATCTGTGCTCGCATTCTGCTGCCCGGCTCCGGTCGCAGCCGGGATGCCGTGCTCAGCCGCGTCGAACGGATGGAACGCCGTATCGGCATGTCGGCCACCGGTGTGGCCGCGAACGTGCCAGCGCCGGCGCAGGCCCCGGGGCAGGAGGCTGTGCAGGCGCAGGGGGCAGTGGCCGGTGGGACCGGTCAGGGGCAGGTGCCTGCTGCCGATCAGGGACAGGCGACCGGTCGGCCGACTTCCGGTGGGTCTACTGCCGGTGGGACAGGTCGTGGTGCCGGAGCACCTGGTGCGAACGTGCCAGCCGGACAGTCTCAGAGCGCCGCGCACGAC encodes:
- a CDS encoding polyamine aminopropyltransferase, which codes for MSTSDESGSAPTGSAPTDTPTEAARPITLPMRPGPARFFVLLAVFICASCGMVYELALVALGSYLLGDTIVQASIVLSVMVFAMGIGSLATKRLTGFAAVSFALIEAALGIIGGLSVILLYLAFAFAAVYTVAMVALAFVIGALIGAEIPLLMELVQRIRAQKASSAVADLFAADYVGGLVGGLAFPFLLLPLLGLPRGALAVGMTNALVGILIVLWLFRTEISRTAQVILAALLVVILGGLTVVWIYTDDIEVTTRQRLYRDPIVYSQRSDYQEIVVTEARKTGDTRLFLNGDLQFASADEYRYHESLVHPLLDGPRRNVLVLGGGDGLAVREILKYPDVASITLVDLDPKVLELAKTSEHFTAFNDDSLDDPRVKTIAADAFTWLREAKHSAYDAVIADLPDPDDVATSKLYSIEFYGLIRQVMSPEARLVVQAGSPYFAPDAYWGIGQAVTEAGLATTPYHVDVPSFGDWGYFLADLSGDGPEVTVPEDAPQDLRFATAEVLAASTTFPPDRDRSSVGKVEASTLLHPRVLDQERGAWVGY
- a CDS encoding GNAT family N-acetyltransferase, whose protein sequence is MPEIQITRIAADDESALLTWNDVMRTAYTHDRTAAWWRSAETTLTQFAHPRPGGQDIALVGRLGEEIIGGVEISISPETPTDIELGVLTDHRRRGFGTALAEAAAQFLVDCDESLAIVQTETYCPAGVAFAQAHGMSVGNEEHRLLLDLPAYLEADANRYKDSGASTVVPVIREDPDFSVTSWIGACPEEVLESWTQLRAQMDEDVPVGDLTRTAAHASTAAIRSHEERMEEQGWTLVSSMAHVGDLAVGYTEIMVSSHDPQIVIQEDTLVDRAFRGRGIGRALKVANLRQLPAVAATVSAQWVQTYTATDNEPMLALNRDLGFVIADTMTALEKKDDHPRM
- a CDS encoding DUF350 domain-containing protein, which translates into the protein MLLNYLLFETGVVLSYAGCGLLLMVIGYFVVDLLTPGKLHVILWEQKSRNAAVLVASDLAGVAIIVIAAIRASSDDLAAGILSTLVFGIVGIILMAVSFLLIGLLTPGKTGEIINSSQMHPEVWVNATAHLGIAGIMAAALL
- a CDS encoding TIGR03085 family metal-binding protein, coding for MKDNLARAERLRLVDSARRAGEDAPTLCEGWNVRDLATHLVIRERHPQAAAGIFIPKFSDRLQAKEDEYTEMPFSRLLGLVAAPPKWTPGALPGVESVMNTTEFLVHHEDIRRAAIEWIPRRLSQAETATVWAQTKVALLPFAGKAKGPVTISAPGFGSRTAGKKGSGEATTITGAPLELLLYLMGRTDHALVDVR
- a CDS encoding DUF4178 domain-containing protein codes for the protein MPSELLIAVLVFIIVVLVTVLVIRTRTNKARKQEQTQQPAAPRDPFAADQNTGGDPETIKAGDLLEFGNEKFFVRGTLRISEGGYDWAEHFFQADASATRMWLSVERDPDVQIARWRDRPDLDIEPKARTITVDGTDYDLVEHGTASYRSEGTTGLNEKGGVDYVDYESGDGRMLAFERFDHGRWEVSTGETIPTGSFTIYSGS
- a CDS encoding DUF4190 domain-containing protein, whose product is MNAAPTPTPDQFDQPAIGQYSNPSTGRYGAPQSYSNQNRPHYGQRVEEDPGKVLGIVSLVATLSTFLGFNFIGPVIGIITGHMARKRSQEAGFGDNEMAKWGFILGLVFLGLLVLGWALGISFGIVGGLASLMAG
- a CDS encoding winged helix-turn-helix domain-containing protein, coding for MNANPTPQQAADLLSQVEASPLGESLTRLEPELNNPTRLGIVSSLKNRDKAEFKLLRDSLGVSDSVLSRHITALEKAGMIEVKKGYVGKRPRTWVSIRPDGYNRLEAHIQALRELAGA
- a CDS encoding flavodoxin family protein gives rise to the protein MVNVLLVHHSPSAATAQIAEAAESGLRMPELGDIDVTLRPALEASVEDVLAADAYVLGTTANFGYISGALKHFFDTTYNAVREPTAGRPFSYWIHGGYDTTGAETAMKQITTGLGWKLAFDPLIFTGEVTNEHLEKATELAATVAATPS
- a CDS encoding Sir2 family NAD-dependent protein deacetylase, whose translation is MAVIFDPLRGRVRPDASHSDAEIVDVLTETYSDADWAVLTGAGMSTDSGVPDYRGPDSPPRKPMTIQTFLSHPDQRARYWARSWMGWPRMRGTRPNRAHLALAELPVAGIITQNVDGLHQSAAEAVAAERGNDSGAPAPSPVIDLHGSLDRVICLKNGHLFDRDLVQRRLSELNPDFAEEVGIDPIDVETAPDGDVELEDTAGFIVPDCPECGGLLKPDVVYFGDSVPAARVQQANRIADEAAGIVVLGSSLAVLSGLRFVRTAAKEGKPVVIVTDGPTRGDEFADYRSISRVADFVTTWARR
- a CDS encoding PLD nuclease N-terminal domain-containing protein, producing MRCAADSAQSPVQSKATITRTRSRHGKRFGVGWDVLWLSIFALLVVFLVAALVSINKSSLDAVTKLVWAVLALLFPIIGPVVWFVDKSSNRSSVPPRTRAQQ
- a CDS encoding DUF2617 family protein is translated as MLTLPRPLDVPFTDTSAEALRLSLDHGRIAPLASRSITVPTVAAPTDTEPTLAEAAPELTLTLTVIGSSHQAILSAGSTDAFIESFACLGKDMSPLRPRWDHEDVRHGRWAGYTEHRFTATRTKVHGDFPTTAAEVLATGADRAVTSDDHFSVAFPGQPGALTALSLTCAQPERIAWQSWHCYPQHQEIVHSTSELRRST
- a CDS encoding DUF1707 SHOCT-like domain-containing protein — translated: MSSATPSPDENDPAKTFRIGHKERDEAIELLREAAGDGRITVDELDERMETVQSAKFPIDLDEVLSDLTTELPSDRFRPASAIAPTTGRAMAVQGHDRFDPLVIKAGWESEVRRARWSVPPYIRCEPSMSNIELNFLEVETDLEVIEVEIVAGMGAVVIVIPDDWAVNVDQLSKTWGSVKSVVDAVPTGRRPLVRVGGSIGMGSFKARFANYFDRRRMAI